In the genome of Rhinolophus ferrumequinum isolate MPI-CBG mRhiFer1 chromosome 24, mRhiFer1_v1.p, whole genome shotgun sequence, one region contains:
- the LOC117016891 gene encoding H-2 class I histocompatibility antigen, Q8 alpha chain isoform X3 gives MFFPPQLPHCLETTAESPWGLPVVPEGTASDRSVSNSPAALAKVLMAELASLKLENKPWPGGTHSLHYHYLALSEPGPTLFDFLAVGYVDDEPFIRYDSHVGRAEPQALWMAPVDTQYWEKETQKHRSWVEVQDTETWRLMSYYNQSGGTHSTQLMFGCDIGEDGDSSSFWQLGFDGQDHLTLDLETLSWVSAVPMAMRTKHWWESESCYAEYNKAYLESLCLTSLRRYLELGGQHLTCREPPKVQVTRQSTQDGGAMLRCWALGFYPREISLSWWLGEDELALETEHVETRPSGDGTYQTWAAVRVPAGQEARYTCHVQHSGLNHTLTVAWGPPSHHAFMAVVLPLFLLLLAVGAGVVIFTKRFRQGGEEPP, from the exons ATGTTCTTCCCTCCTCAACTACCCCACTGCCTGGAAACCACAGCTG AGAGTCCCTGGGGGCTGCCTGTGGTGCCTGAAGGCACAGCTTCCGATCGCTCAGTTTCCAACAGCCCAGCTGCCTTAGCAAAGGTGTTGATGGCAGAACTGGCCAGCCTGAAGTTAGAAAACAAGCCATGGCCTGGAG GGACGCACTCCCTCCACTACCACTACCTGGCCCTGTCAGAGCCAGGCCCCACCCTCTTTGATTTTCTGGCTGTGGGCTATGTGGACGATGAGCCCTTCATCCGTTATGACAGTCATGTGGGCAGAGCTGAGCCGCAGGCCCTGTGGATGGCACCCGTGGACACCCAGTACTGGGAGAAGGAGACCCAGAAGCACAGGTCCTGGGTAGAAGTGCAGGATACGGAGACATGGAGACTGATGAGCTACTACAACCAGAGCGGCG GCACGCATAGCACGCAGCTCATGTTCGGCTGTGATATCGGGGAGGACGGCGACTCCAGCAGCTTCTGGCAGCTTGGCTTTGACGGACAGGACCACCTGACTCTGGACCTGGAGACTCTGAGCTGGGTGTCAGCTGTGCCCATGGCTATGAGGACCAAGCACTGGTGGGAGTCCGAGTCTTGCTACGCAGAGTACAACAAGGCCTACCTGGAAAGCCTCTGCCTCACCTCTCTGCGCAGGTATCTGGAGCTGGGAGGCCAGCACCTCACCTGCAGAG AGCCCCCCAAGGTGCAGGTGACAAGGCAGTCCACCCAGGATGGGGGCGCCATGCTGAGGTGCTGGGCCCTGGGTTTCTACCCACGGGAGATCTCGCTGAGCTGGTGGCTGGGGGAGGACGAGCTGGCTCTGGAGACTGAGCACGTGGAGACTCGCCCCAGTGGGGACGGCACCTACCAGACGTGGGCAGCTGTACGGGTGCCTGCCGGGCAGGAGGCCCGGTACACCTGCCACGTGCAGCACTCTGGCCTGAACCACACGCTCACTGTGGCCTGGG GACCGCCCTCTCATCATGCATTCATGGCCGTGGTTCTCCCCCTCTTCCTGCTCTTGCTGGCGGTTGGAGCTGGAGTTGTGATTTTCACCAAAAGGTTCCGTCAAG GTGGAGAGGAGCCCCCATAG